Below is a genomic region from Fischerella sp. PCC 9605.
ATTCAATTTGAAGATTTTAACAGCTCCTGGTTACGAGGCTGATGATGTTTTGGGAACCTTAGCACAAAGGGCTGCTGCGGCTGGATATAAAGTGAAAATTCTCACGGGCGATCGCGATTTATTTCAACTCATCGACACTGAAAAAGAAATTAGTGTTTTGTATTTTAGTCCAGATGCGCTGAAGCGTTCCACAAATGGACTCACCGAATTTGGGCCAGAACAAGTAAAAGAAAAACTTGGCGTTTTGCCAACACAAGTTGTTGATTTTAAAGCGCTTTGTGGTGATAAATCAGATAATATTCCTGGAGTGAAGGGAATCGGTGAAAAGACAGCCGTGCAGTTGCTAAATACCTATGGTTCCCTTGACCACATTTATGCAGCGTTAGGTGAAATCAAGGGCGCAACTCAGAAAAAACTTGAAGCTGGCAAAGAAGATGCTGAAAAATCCCGTTATTTAGCAGCTATTGTTCTGGATGTTCCCTTGGAAGTTGATTTAGAAGAGTGTAAATTAAGAGGCTTTGATACCAATATTATTACACCTATTTTAGAACACTTAGAATTCAAAACTTTTTTAGGCAGAATTAACCAACTCCAGCAAAAATTTGGTGGTAAAGTTGCGGAAAAATCAGCTATAGAAACAGAGGAAGCAAGTGCCCAAAATCTTACGCTTCTACCCCGTGCAGAGGATGATGATTTGTGGTTCTTCAGTGCAGATGATACAGCCGCAGTTCAACAAAAACCACAATCTGAGTCTGCGATCAAACCACACATTGTTAACACAGAAGCCAAACTAACTAAGTTGGTTAACCAGTTACAAAAATTCACTAATCCGGATGTACCCGTGGCTTGGGACACTGAGACAAACGACTTAGAACCACGGGATGCTGAGTTAGTAGGAATTGGCTGTTGTTGGGGAACAAATCCAGATGAAGTAGCTTATATTCCCTTGGGTCATAAAACAGGGGAAAATTTGAATAAAGAAATTGCCCTACAAGCACTACGCCCAATTTTAGAAAGTGCAGATTATCCCAAAACGTTCCAAAACGCCAAATTTGATCGCTTAGTTTTCAAGTGTCAAGGAATTAACTTAGCAGGGGTGGTTTTTGACCCTATGCTAGCAAGTTATGTGCTTAATCCAGATAGCAGTCATAATTTGAGTGACTTGGCTCAAAAATTCTTAGGATTGACAATTCAAAATTATTTAGATTTAGTTCCTAAAGGCAAAACTATTGCTGATATAGATATTCCCTCCGTTGCAGATTACTGCGGCTTACAAGTTTTTGCCACATTCCAACTAGTATCAAAATTGCGGGCGGAACTGGAGAAAGTACCAGCTTTATATCAGCTATTAGTGGAAGTGGAACAGCCGCTAGAAGCTGTTTTGGCGGATATGGAATACCAAGGAATTCGCATCGATACAGCTTATTTAAAAGAACTTTCACAGCAGTTAGAAACAGATTTAGCTAAGTTAGAACAGCAAGCTTATGATATAGCTGGAGAAAAATTCAACTTGGGTTCGCCCAAACAATTGAGTCAGATATTATTTGAAAAATTAGGATTAAGCACTAAACATTCCCGAAAAATCCAAACGGGATATTCTACAGACGCAGCGACTCTGGAAAAATTACGAGAAGTAGATACAACAGGTATAATAGATGCCATTATCGAGTATCGTACTCTTGCAAAATTAAAGTCTACATATGTGGATGCACTGCCAGCATTAGTGCGTCCAGATACTAAGCGAGTGCATACTGATTTTAACCAAACGGCGACCTCAACTGGTCGGTTGTCTTCTTCTAATCCAAATTTACAAAATATTCCCATTCGTACTGCTTTTAGTCGTCAAATTCGGAAGGCATTCTTACCAGAACCAGGTTGGTTAATGGTCGCTGCTGATTACTCACAAATTGAGTTAAGAATTTTGGCTCATTTGAGTCAAGAACCAGTGTTAGTCGAGGCTTATCAAAACAACGAAGATATTCACACTGTTACAGCGCGGCTGATGTTTGAAAAACAAAACATAACATCAGATGAAAGACGAGTAGCTAAAACAATTAACTTTGGCGTCATTTATGGTATGGGTTCGCTAAAGTTTTCACGTTCAACAGGTGTGGATAAAACACTTGCTAACGAATTTATCAAGCGATTTAGCAAACGCTATTCCAAAGTGTTTGAATATTTAGAAGGATTGAAAAAAAATGCGATCGCTCAAGGTTATGTAGAAACAATTCTTGGTCGGCGTCGTTATTTTGATTTTACCAGCAATAGCTTACGTCAGCTAAAAGGCAGCAATCCAGAAGATATAGATTTGAGTAAATTTAAAAATTTGGGCGCTTACGATGCAGGCTTATTGCGTTCTGCTGCCAACGCCCCAATTCAAGGCTCTAGCGCTGATATTATCAAAATTGCGATGGTAAAACTGCATGAGATTTTGCATAATTATCAGGCGCGGTTATTATTACAAGTTCACGATGAATTAGTGTTTGAAGTTCCCCCAGAGGAATGGGAAGAATTGCAAATACAAATAAAATCGGTGATGGAAAATGCAGTGCAGTTGCGCGTACCGTTAGTGGTGGATGTACGTGCGGGTGAAAATTGGATGGAAACGAAGTAAATTGAACTGCACTATCAAATGATCGACCATGACCGCTTGTTTAAGGAACTCCTCACAACATTTTTTGTAGAGTTTTTAGAGTTATTTTTGCCAGAGGTAGCGGCTTATATAGAACGCGAATCTCTGGAGTTCTTAGATAAGGAACTTTTTACAGATGTCACCGCTGGGGAACGTTACGAAACTGATTTAATAGTCAAAGCCAAGTTTCGCGAACAAGAATCTTTTTTTCTGATTCATGTAGAAAACCAATCTTACAATCAACCTGATTTTAGTAAGCGGATGTTCCGTTACTTTTCTCGTCTATATGAGAAATTTGACTTACCTGTGTATCCAGTGGTGGTATTTTCTTTTGATAATCCCAAAACACCACAACCAAATTTACATAAGGTAGCATTTCCAAACAAACTTGTTTTGAGTTTTAGCTACGATGTTATCCAGCTAAATCAACTGAATTGGAGAGATTTTCTGCGTCAACAAAACCCGGTAGCTACTGCATTGATGGCGAAAATGAATATTGCATCTACAGAACGCCGCCAGGTGAAGTTTGAATGTTTGCGACTTCTAGCAACATTGCGATTAGATCCAGCACGAATGCGGATAATTTCCGGATTTGTAGATACCTATCTGCGCTTGAGTGCTGAAGAGGAAAGGCTTTTACGCGCCGACATTGCTAGGATAGAGCCAAGGGAACAGGAGGTAGTTATGCAAATTGTAACTAGCTGGATGGAAGAAGGGATTGAACAGGGAAAGCAGCAAGCAACATTATCACTGATTATGCGCCTACTTCCTCGGCGAGTTGGTGCGCTTACCCCTGAGTTGCAAGAACGCGTTCAACAGTTATCGCTAACTCAGTTAGAAGATTTGGCAGTGGCGTTGCTTGATTTTTCTTCCGTGGCGGATTTGGAGGCTTGGTTACAACAGGTTTCAGGAGAAACGTCGAATCAGGGGGAATGAGCGCGTAAAAGCGTGTAGTTATTCATCTCAAGTACCGCTTGCTAGACAATAGCAGGTAAACAAGAGTAAGACATTACAAAGACGGTAAGTGTTATGTAGCCACGCATTCCGTTGATGGTGGGTACGCGTGTGGATAGAATTGGATATACAAAGTATAATTATATACAAAATATATAATTTAAGAGGTGTTTATCAATGGGGCTGCAAGAAGAAATTGATCAAAAGATTACTGAAATAAAATCTGATAGTTATTCTATGTCTATTGGAGAATTAGTTAATTTATATAAAGATAAAGAAATAGAGATACACCCAGAATTTCAACGTTTTTTTAGGTGGACAAATTTACAAAAAACAAAATTAATTGAATCTATCTTGTTAGGAATTCCTATTCCGCCAATTTTTGTTGCACAAAGGACAGATGGTATATGGGATGTAGTAGACGGAGTACAACGTTTATCTACTATTTTTCAATTTATAGGAATTCTTATTGACGAAGATGGCAAGTTATTAGAACCATTGGTTCTGGAAAAAACTAAATATCTTCCCTCTTTACAAGGTAAAAAGTGGGATGATTCTGAAAGCTATCAAAACTCACTCACTTCTGCTCAGAGACTTTTTATAAAACGTGCTAAACTCGATATTAAAATACTTTTTAAAGAAAGTGATGAAAAAACTAAATATGAATTATTTCAGCGTTTGAATACAGGTGGTTCTACTCTTTCTGACCAAGAAATTAGAAATTGTATCTTGGTAATGGAAAATAGAAATGTTTATCGTTGGCTGAGAGAACTAGCAAAAAATGAAGATTTTAAAGAATGTGTCTCTCTTACTGACCGTTCTCTTGAAGAACAATATGATATGGAACTTGTCTTCAGATTTATTGTCTTACGGAAAATAGATGAAGAAGAACTTAAAAAGTTTGAAGACCTTAGTGAATTTTTAAATGATAAAGCAATAGAAATATGTCGTTCATCTGACTTTGACTTTGAGGAAGCATCTCAAGCATTTAAATATACATTTCAAATTCTAAATCGAGAAGTGAAAGCCAATAGCTTCCGTAAGTATGATATTTACAAAGGGAAATTTACAGGAGGTTTTCTTATACCTGCGTTTGAAGTAATTGCTCTAGGTATTGGATATCATCATGAAAAACTACATAGTATGGAAGATTTAGATATTAGTTCAAAAATTCAAGAGTTATGGAAAAACGAGACTCTTATCAAGGGATTTGCTGGTTTTAATGCTTCATATAGAATGAGAAGGACAGTGGTATTAGGGAGACAGTTTTTTCAGGAATGACAACTAAAATTCGCACACAAACTCAGCTTTATGACCGACTTAGTGAAGAAATTGCATGGCGAAGGAAAGAACTTATATATATTAAGTCCGTGATTGAAAAGAACCGTTATACAGCAATAATTAATACTTTAATCCGTAGTGGAATCCCAATTCTATATGCTCACTGGGAAGGATTTGTAAAAAATGCTGCTACTTCTTATATAGAATTTGTTGCTAGACAAAATTTAAAATATGAAGAATTAGCCTGTAATTTTATAGCATTAGCTATGAAAACTAAACTTAAAAATGCACAAGAATCAAATAAATCAACAATATTTGTTGAAGTAGCAAACTTTTTCAGAACAGGTCTTTCTGAAAAATGTTATATGCAATGGGAGAACGCAGTTAACACACAATCAAATTTAAGCTCGGTAATTTTTAAAGATATAATTTGTTGTCTCGGTTTAGATTATTCTATATATGAAACAAAAGAAAAACTAATTGACGAAAAACTATTACGCTCTAGAAATGAAATTGCACATGGTAAAGAATTGCTAATTGATTATGAACAATATATTGAATTACATGATGAAGTGATTAACTTGATAAATTTATTTTTCAATCAAATAGACAACGCAGCTAGTACAAAATCATATCTTCATAAAAATTATGCTTCTGTTCATTTGACTTCTACGCCTTAAGCTTCTCCCGTATTTAGGTTCAAGTAGGTAGCAAGACTAAATAAAACTAAAGTTCGTAGTAAGGGCTTTAGCCCTTAAAATATCCCTCAAAGAGCGATAAATCGCTCACTACGAACAAAAACTCTATCTTACATTTAATTATGTCTACCTACTTATTACCTGGATACAGGAAAATGTAAAATAATTTTACGATAACTATCCCGACCTTAAAAATCTTCATCATCGACAAAAAACTCAGCGTCGTCTTCTCTTGTCGAACCACTTTGCTGAGAACCAGCCAAACCCCATAGGGGTTGTAATAGTGCCATGGCAATCATACCCACACCAGCAAAGAAAGCCAGGACTAAACCCACTGGGATTTGAATTGATTGGAAGGCAAGAAATTTTAAAGATACTGGAGTGGCATTTTGGACTGAGAGAAGGGCAACAGCCATCACCCAAAAAGCCAGAACTACCGTTGTCAGGAGAATAGCAAAAGTTTTCATAGTATTTTCAACTTAACACAAGGCAGGCAAAGCATTGATTTGCAGCCCTCGGAACTGCCATTTAGTTACGTCGGCATAAATAAAAAAACAACTCTGTTGCAAAACTTCATGCAGGCAACCGCAAGCAGTAGACGAGAAGTAGAATAGGGTACATCATATCTTTACCTGCAACTGGGCACTCCAAATATTCTCTACATCTGGCAGGATGTAGAAAAATTGCTATTTAGTCTAGTTTGGGGGCAAAGGTGGAAATTGAGCTAATAGGACTGTTGGAGAACATTTGCCAAAATAGTATTCAGTAATTTCTGGAGTGGCAAGCCCAGCATACTCAGGGATATATTTTTAATCCCACAGTTAGGCTGTTTTGAGGTAGGAGCGATCGCCAGTATAACTTTACCCTAATCTAGGAAAAGTAAAGTCACCAGCAATAATCTCTCGCATCCGTCAGTATCAAATTCTATCTTGTTACAAAGCTTATGTAGCTAATATTACTCTCATCGTATTTTCTCTCACCCTTGTTGAGCAATGTCAACCCCTCTTGGACTTTTCGCCAGTTATCATCTTTGGTCTTTAGTTGCCCCAGCTACAGGGCAACAACGCTGGCATTGTCAAATGAGACGTGGGTATATTAAGGCACGCCAACACGAACCACAAGTCAAAGCACTGTTAACAAAAGTTACAGCTTCTCAGCGCATTGGCTTACTGGCGCAAAAAGGTATTTATGAGTTTCATCACAACAGACATCTGTTAAATCAATTAGATGGCGCGGAAAAAGTAGCAGAACTACTGAAATTAAGCAATTCATCTAATGAAGTTCAACAGCGCGTACTGTTAATTTTGAAAAAATATCACAACGATCCATTACTTTCAGGTAAGCGCATTATCTTATTAACTCGTGGTGATGAAGGCTTTCCCAAACCAATTTTAATTGAACACAAACATTATTGCTTCCGCTTATATGCGGCTATGGACTGTATTTTCATAGAATCTTCAGGCAATTTACATATTGTAGATTTCAAAACAGGTAAATCTGCTTTTGACCGTCGCCAGGCTTTAGTATATTTGCTGGCTGCTCGTTATCTTTACCCTAGATATAAAGCTGTAGCTTCCTTTTATAATTTGGAATTTGGTAAAAAATCTGATTTAATTAGTGTTACTAAAGGTGAATTGAATTTTATTGAATTTGAGTTGGCTAGTATTGCTCAAAAACACCAACAAGATTTGCAAAAATATCATCAGCAAAGTAGTGATTTTAGCAAAATTTTTCCACCGAATCCGGGTTATCACTGCCGCTTTTGTCCATTTAATTCTATCTGCGAATTTTCTGCTTTTAAAACTGCACAAGAAGGGGTTAGGGAATAAAAATTATGAATTATGAATTATGAATTATGAAATTTGCAGCATTCATATTCATAAATTTCCCTTATTCCCTATTCCCTAAAACGGTGGTAATTCTCCCAGAATCGTAAACCGAATATGATTAATCGCTAATTCACCTATTGAAATATCTTCTTTTGTGAGTCTTACGCCTTTACTTGTTAAGGTTTCAAAGGGAATTCCCTTACCAATTTCAATGTGAT
It encodes:
- the polA gene encoding DNA polymerase I, whose protein sequence is MSQTTPSNQLTSDSPTTTRPTFILVDGHSLAFRSYFAFARGRDGGLRTKTGIPTSVCFGFLKSLLEVMTTEQPQAIAVAFDLGLPTFRHEADDTYKADRPGTPEDFIPDLKNLHELLDGFNLKILTAPGYEADDVLGTLAQRAAAAGYKVKILTGDRDLFQLIDTEKEISVLYFSPDALKRSTNGLTEFGPEQVKEKLGVLPTQVVDFKALCGDKSDNIPGVKGIGEKTAVQLLNTYGSLDHIYAALGEIKGATQKKLEAGKEDAEKSRYLAAIVLDVPLEVDLEECKLRGFDTNIITPILEHLEFKTFLGRINQLQQKFGGKVAEKSAIETEEASAQNLTLLPRAEDDDLWFFSADDTAAVQQKPQSESAIKPHIVNTEAKLTKLVNQLQKFTNPDVPVAWDTETNDLEPRDAELVGIGCCWGTNPDEVAYIPLGHKTGENLNKEIALQALRPILESADYPKTFQNAKFDRLVFKCQGINLAGVVFDPMLASYVLNPDSSHNLSDLAQKFLGLTIQNYLDLVPKGKTIADIDIPSVADYCGLQVFATFQLVSKLRAELEKVPALYQLLVEVEQPLEAVLADMEYQGIRIDTAYLKELSQQLETDLAKLEQQAYDIAGEKFNLGSPKQLSQILFEKLGLSTKHSRKIQTGYSTDAATLEKLREVDTTGIIDAIIEYRTLAKLKSTYVDALPALVRPDTKRVHTDFNQTATSTGRLSSSNPNLQNIPIRTAFSRQIRKAFLPEPGWLMVAADYSQIELRILAHLSQEPVLVEAYQNNEDIHTVTARLMFEKQNITSDERRVAKTINFGVIYGMGSLKFSRSTGVDKTLANEFIKRFSKRYSKVFEYLEGLKKNAIAQGYVETILGRRRYFDFTSNSLRQLKGSNPEDIDLSKFKNLGAYDAGLLRSAANAPIQGSSADIIKIAMVKLHEILHNYQARLLLQVHDELVFEVPPEEWEELQIQIKSVMENAVQLRVPLVVDVRAGENWMETK
- a CDS encoding DUF4351 domain-containing protein, which produces MIDHDRLFKELLTTFFVEFLELFLPEVAAYIERESLEFLDKELFTDVTAGERYETDLIVKAKFREQESFFLIHVENQSYNQPDFSKRMFRYFSRLYEKFDLPVYPVVVFSFDNPKTPQPNLHKVAFPNKLVLSFSYDVIQLNQLNWRDFLRQQNPVATALMAKMNIASTERRQVKFECLRLLATLRLDPARMRIISGFVDTYLRLSAEEERLLRADIARIEPREQEVVMQIVTSWMEEGIEQGKQQATLSLIMRLLPRRVGALTPELQERVQQLSLTQLEDLAVALLDFSSVADLEAWLQQVSGETSNQGE
- a CDS encoding DUF262 domain-containing protein, which gives rise to MGLQEEIDQKITEIKSDSYSMSIGELVNLYKDKEIEIHPEFQRFFRWTNLQKTKLIESILLGIPIPPIFVAQRTDGIWDVVDGVQRLSTIFQFIGILIDEDGKLLEPLVLEKTKYLPSLQGKKWDDSESYQNSLTSAQRLFIKRAKLDIKILFKESDEKTKYELFQRLNTGGSTLSDQEIRNCILVMENRNVYRWLRELAKNEDFKECVSLTDRSLEEQYDMELVFRFIVLRKIDEEELKKFEDLSEFLNDKAIEICRSSDFDFEEASQAFKYTFQILNREVKANSFRKYDIYKGKFTGGFLIPAFEVIALGIGYHHEKLHSMEDLDISSKIQELWKNETLIKGFAGFNASYRMRRTVVLGRQFFQE
- a CDS encoding MAE_28990/MAE_18760 family HEPN-like nuclease; this encodes MTTKIRTQTQLYDRLSEEIAWRRKELIYIKSVIEKNRYTAIINTLIRSGIPILYAHWEGFVKNAATSYIEFVARQNLKYEELACNFIALAMKTKLKNAQESNKSTIFVEVANFFRTGLSEKCYMQWENAVNTQSNLSSVIFKDIICCLGLDYSIYETKEKLIDEKLLRSRNEIAHGKELLIDYEQYIELHDEVINLINLFFNQIDNAASTKSYLHKNYASVHLTSTP
- a CDS encoding LapA family protein, with translation MKTFAILLTTVVLAFWVMAVALLSVQNATPVSLKFLAFQSIQIPVGLVLAFFAGVGMIAMALLQPLWGLAGSQQSGSTREDDAEFFVDDEDF
- a CDS encoding PD-(D/E)XK nuclease family protein, translated to MSTPLGLFASYHLWSLVAPATGQQRWHCQMRRGYIKARQHEPQVKALLTKVTASQRIGLLAQKGIYEFHHNRHLLNQLDGAEKVAELLKLSNSSNEVQQRVLLILKKYHNDPLLSGKRIILLTRGDEGFPKPILIEHKHYCFRLYAAMDCIFIESSGNLHIVDFKTGKSAFDRRQALVYLLAARYLYPRYKAVASFYNLEFGKKSDLISVTKGELNFIEFELASIAQKHQQDLQKYHQQSSDFSKIFPPNPGYHCRFCPFNSICEFSAFKTAQEGVRE